aaagttacccctcagatccccccttcaccttaaacccgtgtcctctggtcctcgattcccctactctgggcgagagactctacccgattttgtacacctcctctataagaatgaggggggggcctcattgaaacgtcactgaatagtgaaagacctggatagagtggatgtggagaggatgtttccactagtgggagagtctagagtctagagtctaggattagagggcacagcctcagaattaaaggacatacctcaggaatttattttgccagagggtggtgaatctgtgggattctttgccaaaCAGATGGCGTTGGAGGCCActagtcagtgggtatttttaaggcagagatagatagattctagattagtgcaggtgtcaggggttatggggagaaggctgaatggggttaggagggagagatagatcagccatgattgaatggtgtagacttgatgggcagaatggcctcattctctactcctgcacatgttgGCTTTTAAAAGCTGCCTGGTCCTCCAGCTAAAGTTGACACCTCAtgtgacacactcacacacagacacgcacacacacacacacacacacacacacagacacacactgacacgcacTGAcatgcacactgacacacacactgacacacacacacactgacacacacacatacactgacagacacgcacacacacacagacacgcacacacatacacgcacacagacacgcacacagacacacaaacagacacgCACACTgacatagattcagattcagattcaattttaattgtcattgtcagtgtacagtacagagacaacgaaatgcatttaacataGACACGCACACTGACACGCACACtgtcacacatgcactcacaggcacacttacacacacgcacactgacacgcacacggacacgcacacacagtcacacacagacacgtacactgacacacacacacactgacacacacagatacacccacacacacacactcacagacacgcacccacacacccacacactgacacgcacacacccacacacacacactaatgaaGAGACCATGCACTGTGTGTAAAATGAGAAAACACAGCTATATTTGTCACATTAAACGCGCAGTAAATGATTAAAATACAAATATTAACGTTACCTCAGCCCCAGCCGTTACAGAAAGTTCCCGAATAAAAAATACACCCCAGACGTCAAACTCCACCTGGGATCTGGGATCGGggttttgggggggtgggggggggaggatgggggggggggtgaggggggggagtggggggtaacCCCACACAGGTTCACCGtcccgggacaggcggcatctctggagagaagcagagTGGGTGACCTTGTGTCTCGAGACCCTTTCCTCAgaccggtctcgacccgaaaacgtcgccccgttcctttctctccagagtcactgccggtcccgctgagttactccagcatgttgtgtcttatcttcggtttaaaccggcgtctgcagttccttcttgcacagagtggagggggggtagagagggggggggggggtagagagggggggggggggggtggttagagagagagggggggggggtagagagggggggggtccaGGCCGGTGTCAGGGAGGTTCCTGCAACAGGGTTTTGAGAGTGTCAGTCGGGGTCAGACTGACTGCTGCAGTCGGTCTCGCTGGGCCAGAGTCACCGTGCCACGATCTCCCCCCGTGGGGACCCCCCCTCCTCGACGTCCCGCTCTGCGGCTGAAAGatctctgtggggggggggggggggaagggcaggGGGGGGTCAGCACAGCAAGACAACCAACACACCCactacacaccccacacacacccccacaacaccccccattctactgcctctccccacccaccccacacacccccctcccctcccccatctactGAGTCCCCACCCCAacaacacacacccccctcaccccagccccccctcctcatcccaacccctcccctcatctactgagtccccccacctcccccctcccccatctactgagtccccccacccccacaaaaacctcccctcacccccagccccccccctccctcatcccaacccctccccatctactgagtctccccaccccaacaccccctactcacccccagccccccctccctcatcccaaccccctccccccatctactgagtctcccccccccccacaccacccacacctcaCCCCCACATACTGCCCTGCACCCCCTCCTATCCcacacatcccctccctctccatctccatctccccacGGGCACAGGcttccaggggagagggagagaggtgaggagaggggggggagaggagaggggggggagaggagaagggggtgagaggagagaggggagaggagagagaggggggggggagagagaggggggggagaggaggggagggggggggggagtgttgagGAGGGGAGCATGGgaaaaaggaggggaggagaggagaggagaggagaggggaggggaggggaggggaggggaggggaggggaggggaggagaggagaggagaggagaggagaggggagggggggagaggggaggggaggggaggggggaggagaggagaggagaggagaggagaggagagaggggggagagagcaggtgtgtgtgtgtgtacccagATGTGGTCCACTCTCTACCtttgatgatggtgttgaaggcagcctCTACATTGGTCGAGTCCAGGGCTGATGTTTCCATAAACATCATGTCGTGCTCCtctgtattgggggggggggaggggaaagagttaaGGGATGTCATTACACCAGCCCTgagccccccccacacccccacacacacacacacacatatatatacacacatatatacacacacacacacacacacacatatatacacacacacacacacacacacacacacacacacacacacacacacacacaaacacacacacacacacacacacacacacacacacacacacacatatatacacacacacacatatatatacacacatatacacacacacatatatatacacaaacacacacacacacacatatatacacacacacacacacacatatacacacacacatatacacacacacacacacacacacatatacacacacacacatatatacacacacacatatatatacacacacacacacacatatacacacacacacacacatatacacacacacatatatacacacacacatatatacacacacacacatatatatacacacacacatatacacacacacacatatatacacacacacacatatatacacacacacatatacacacacacacacacacacatatatatacacacacacacatatatacacacacacacatatacacacacacacacacacatatatacacacacacacatatatacacacacacatatatacacacacacacacatatatatacacacacacatatatacacacacacacacatatatacacacacacacacacatatacacacacacacatatacacacacacacatatacacacacacacatatacacacacacacacatatacacacacacacacacacatacacacacacacacacacacatatatacacacacacacacatatatacacaccggCCCACCTGCTCAAAGCTGCCGCGCTGGCTCACATCGTACACCACTAACGCCCCCACCGCACCCCGATAATacctggggggggagagagggggagagggggtgaggggggggagagagggggagagagggggggagaggggggagggggggggaggggggggaggggggggggagagggggagagggggagaggggggggagagagggggagagggggggaggggggggagagagggagaggggggggagagagagggggagaggggtgagggggggggagagagacacatgccacccgctcccccccccctgtaccccactcccccccccccctgtacccccactcccccctctgtaCCCCCGTACCCCACTCACGCGGAGGTGATGGCCCGGTAACGCTCCAGTCCCGCCGTGTCCCACACTTGTGTTTTGACGGTGGTCCCGTCTACGGTGAGGGTCCGGGTGGAGAATTCGACACCGATGGTCGTGCGACTGTCGTGGTTGAACTCATTGCGGGTAAACCGGGACAATAGGTTACTCTTGCCCACGCCCGACTCACCCACTAACACCActgtgggggagagagacacagaccgTCACACAGACCCTCACACGGACCGTCACAC
The genomic region above belongs to Leucoraja erinacea ecotype New England unplaced genomic scaffold, Leri_hhj_1 Leri_1451S, whole genome shotgun sequence and contains:
- the LOC129715854 gene encoding ras-related protein Rab-25-like; the encoded protein is MSSAEDDYNFVFKVVLVGESGVGKSNLLSRFTRNEFNHDSRTTIGVEFSTRTLTVDGTTVKTQVWDTAGLERYRAITSAYYRGAVGALVVYDVSQRGSFEQVGRCEHDMMFMETSALDSTNVEAAFNTIIK